Proteins encoded in a region of the Apostichopus japonicus isolate 1M-3 chromosome 19, ASM3797524v1, whole genome shotgun sequence genome:
- the LOC139959680 gene encoding uncharacterized protein gives MSSLDGGYHLKKEESTKHVDIDYLCAASRVSHQFRLTRDKDGDTDMVDVKLKVFQNEMNQTALILQSKVKNILLSPESQEILHPGLHKYEKLRGDIAKLLDKQHCSKLGVYFELKPAENETIQEAAESGKMLMKILDERELIMPDRMIGMYEGLKSIHFNKVARLVLEYIDMSQEKNGKENEGGKDVNKMVILPVKEEVISKRESKSSINFEICVPAGALHSGRIVSLWVSTEPSIKGPSSNKNLRLTPFVKFGPESLTLHKPVTVVISHCAVTPADQTGIDVYSGVLQTDKIIKWSQERLHLSCSMNSQHFAVEAEKPCLIGLHVPFIPKILKRVCVLPIVNKVSESGDQLTIHLWFHNDDSLEHKSLINEEIYQQKGSIIHDPVSVQLHSMTSTLHVSTNSSTLQCNPRSVDVAMETLWLKNRHKIEFHLQYKGIKDTVNLEIEARYGILN, from the exons ATGTCATCACTCGATGGTGGTTACCATCTGAAGAAGGAAGAATCAACAA AGCATGTAGACATTGATTACCTCTGTGCTGCCAGTAGAGTCTCTCATCAGTTCAGGCTTACAAGGGACAAAGATGGAGACACTGACATGGTTGATGTGAAGTTAAAagtatttcaaaatgaaatgaaccaGACAGCCCTTATCCTCCAATCAAAG GTGAAAAACATTCTCTTATCTCCAGAAAGCCAGGAAATTCTGCACCCAG GCTtacacaaatatgaaaagttgAGAGGAGACATTGCAAAACTACTGGATAAACAACATTGTTCAAAGCTAGGCGTGTATTTTGAGCTGAAGCCagcagaaaatgaaacaattcaGGAAGCAGCTGAATCTGGAAAGATGctgatgaaaatattggatGAAAGAGAGCTCATCATGCCAGACAGAATGATTGGAATGTATGAAGGATTGAAATCTATTCACTTTAACAAGGTGGCAAGACTGGTGCTGGAGTACATTGATATGTCACAGGAGAAGAATGGAAAGGAAAACGAAGGGGGAAAAGATGTTAACAAAATG GTAATACTTCCAGTGAAAGAGGAAGTAATCTCAAAAAGGGAATCAAAATCGTCGATAAATTTCGAAATTTGTGTACCAGCTGGGGCACTACACAGTGGAAGGATTGTTAGTCTGTGGGTTTCCACTGAGCCTTCCATTAAAGGACCTTCCTCAAACAAGAATCTAAGGTTGACCCCCTTTGTGAAATTTGGTCCAGAAAGCCTTACCTTGCACAAGCCTGTCACCGTGGTTATTTCACACTGTGCTGTTACTCCAGCAGACCAGACGGGTATTGATGTTTACTCTGGTGTATTACAAACAG ataaaattatcaaatggaGCCAAGAAAGGTTACACCTCAGCTGCTCTATGAACAGTCAGCACTTTGCAGTTGAAGCTGAGAAACCATGTCTCATTGGTCTTCACGTCCCTTTCATACCCAAGATTTTGAAGCGTGTCTGCGTCTTACCGATTGTAAACAAAGTTTCTGAATCGGGGgatcaattgacaattcatctTTGGTTTCATAATGATGACTCACTGGAACATAAA AGCCTTATCAATGAAGAAATCTATCAGCAGAAGGGATCCATAATTCATGATCCGGTGTCTGTTCAACTCCATTCTATGACTTCAACTTTACATGTTAGCACTAACTCCAGTACATTACAGTGTAACCCAAGAAGCGTG gatgttgccatggaaacccTATGGTTAAAGAACAGACACAAGATAGAATTCCATCTTCAGTATAAAGGGATCAAAGATACTGTCAATCTGGAAATAGAAGCAAGATATGggattttgaattaa